In Streptomyces ambofaciens ATCC 23877, a single genomic region encodes these proteins:
- a CDS encoding DNA polymerase III subunit delta': MTVWDDLVGQEKVSEQLAAAARDADAFVTAAAADGPLPEASSMTHAWLFTGPPGAGVTQTARAFAAALQCVSPDRALGGIPGCGFCDGCHTALIGTHADVSTVTAVGAEIRVGDMRDTVRKSFTSPANGRWQVILVEDAERLNEKSANAVLKAVEEPAPRTVWMLCAPSVEDVLPTIRSRCRHLNLRTPSVEAVADMLVRREGVEPDVAAAAARATQGHVDRARRLATDPAARERRAAVLKLPLRIEDVGGALRAAQELVDAAAADAKQLAEETDAKETEELKAALGAAQGGRMPRGTAGVIKDLEDNQKRRRTRTQRNTLDLALSDLTAFYRDVLALQLGSRVAIANADAEDALERVAGGSSPESTLRRIEAIAACGDALDRNVPPLLAVEAMTMALRAG; encoded by the coding sequence ATGACCGTGTGGGACGACCTCGTCGGGCAGGAGAAGGTGAGCGAGCAGCTCGCCGCGGCTGCCCGGGACGCCGACGCCTTCGTCACCGCCGCCGCGGCCGACGGCCCCCTCCCCGAGGCGTCGAGCATGACGCACGCCTGGCTGTTCACCGGCCCGCCCGGCGCGGGAGTGACGCAGACGGCGCGGGCCTTCGCCGCCGCGCTGCAGTGCGTGAGCCCGGACCGGGCACTGGGCGGCATCCCCGGATGCGGGTTCTGCGACGGATGCCACACGGCGCTCATCGGTACCCACGCGGACGTCAGCACGGTGACCGCCGTCGGCGCGGAGATCCGCGTCGGCGACATGCGGGACACGGTCCGCAAGTCCTTCACCTCGCCGGCCAACGGCCGCTGGCAGGTCATCCTGGTCGAGGACGCCGAGCGGTTGAACGAGAAGTCCGCCAACGCCGTCCTCAAGGCGGTCGAGGAGCCCGCACCCCGGACGGTCTGGATGCTGTGCGCCCCGTCCGTCGAGGACGTCCTGCCCACCATCCGCTCCCGCTGCCGCCACCTGAACCTGCGAACGCCCTCGGTGGAGGCCGTCGCCGACATGCTCGTGCGCCGCGAGGGCGTCGAACCGGACGTCGCCGCCGCGGCGGCCCGCGCCACGCAGGGACACGTCGACCGGGCCCGTCGCCTGGCCACCGACCCGGCGGCCCGCGAGCGCCGAGCCGCCGTCCTGAAGCTGCCGCTGCGGATCGAGGACGTCGGCGGCGCGCTCAGGGCGGCTCAGGAGCTGGTCGACGCGGCGGCGGCGGACGCCAAGCAGCTCGCCGAGGAGACGGACGCCAAGGAGACCGAGGAACTGAAGGCGGCCCTGGGCGCGGCCCAGGGCGGTCGGATGCCGCGCGGCACGGCGGGTGTGATCAAGGATCTGGAGGACAACCAGAAGCGGCGCAGAACGCGCACCCAGCGCAACACCCTCGACCTCGCCCTGTCCGACCTCACCGCCTTCTACCGCGACGTGCTCGCCCTCCAGCTGGGCTCCCGCGTGGCGATCGCCAACGCAGACGCCGAGGACGCCCTGGAGCGCGTCGCCGGCGGCAGCTCCCCCGAGTCCACGCTCCGCCGCATCGAGGCGATCGCCGCCTGCGGTGACGCCCTCGACCGCAATGTGCCGCCGCTGCTCGCGGTGGAGGCGATGACGATGGCACTGAGAGCGGGCTGA